From the Bacillus tuaregi genome, one window contains:
- a CDS encoding ATP phosphoribosyltransferase regulatory subunit → MSRLFMFEKPLGMRDTLPGLYETKHKIRHAIGDEMKKWGYQFIETPTLEYYETVGAASAILDQQLFKLLDQQGHTLVLRPDMTSPIARVAASKMLKEITPLRLAYTANVYRAQQREGGRPAEFEQIGVECIGDHTISADGEGITLLISSLEASGLKNFQLSVGHIGFVKEFFSDILGTEERVNALTTFLYEKNYVGYREHVKQLPLSSIDKQRLLDFLNLRGGEEVIEAAYRLLENGKGRQALDNLKQLSETLADYGDAGARVKFDLSLVSHMSYYTGILFEVYADQVGFPIASGGRYDQLLSKFGKDTGATGFAIRLDRLVEALGTIEAREPVQCILFSAERRKEAYALAVEKRNSGIKVVLQDINGVENLDATTELYDEVTMLVGKAGKETAQ, encoded by the coding sequence ATGAGCCGTTTATTTATGTTTGAAAAACCACTAGGCATGCGAGATACATTACCAGGATTATATGAGACAAAGCACAAAATCCGCCATGCTATCGGAGATGAAATGAAAAAATGGGGCTATCAATTTATTGAAACGCCTACTTTAGAATATTACGAAACCGTTGGTGCAGCTTCGGCCATCCTCGATCAGCAGCTTTTTAAACTGCTCGACCAGCAGGGTCATACGCTTGTCCTTCGACCAGATATGACGTCGCCAATTGCCAGAGTTGCAGCCTCCAAGATGCTAAAGGAAATTACGCCATTACGGCTTGCCTACACTGCCAATGTATACCGTGCCCAGCAGCGCGAAGGCGGGCGTCCGGCTGAGTTTGAACAAATTGGCGTTGAGTGCATCGGGGACCACACCATTAGTGCTGACGGGGAAGGCATTACCCTCCTCATCTCTTCATTAGAAGCATCAGGCCTGAAGAATTTCCAATTATCTGTCGGCCATATTGGCTTCGTTAAAGAATTTTTCAGCGATATCTTAGGCACGGAGGAGCGTGTCAATGCGCTTACGACCTTTTTATATGAAAAAAATTATGTCGGCTACAGAGAGCACGTCAAACAATTACCGTTATCTTCTATTGATAAGCAGCGTCTGTTAGATTTCTTAAATCTACGCGGAGGAGAAGAGGTCATTGAAGCAGCCTACCGTCTGCTTGAAAACGGCAAAGGACGCCAGGCATTAGACAATCTAAAGCAGCTTTCGGAGACACTCGCAGATTACGGCGATGCAGGGGCAAGAGTGAAGTTTGATTTATCCCTTGTCAGTCATATGAGCTACTATACTGGAATTCTATTTGAGGTATATGCGGACCAGGTCGGCTTCCCAATTGCCAGCGGCGGACGTTATGACCAATTGCTGAGCAAATTTGGCAAGGATACGGGTGCAACCGGTTTTGCTATCCGCCTTGATCGTTTAGTAGAAGCACTTGGTACGATTGAAGCTCGTGAGCCTGTTCAATGTATCTTATTCAGTGCCGAGCGCAGAAAGGAAGCCTACGCTTTAGCTGTGGAAAAAAGAAACAGCGGAATAAAGGTGGTCCTTCAGGACATTAACGGAGTTGAAAATCTTGATGCCACAACAGAGCTTTACGATGAGGTTACGATGCTAGTCGGAAAAGCAGGGAAGGAGACAGCGCAATGA
- the hisG gene encoding ATP phosphoribosyltransferase, translated as MKEPLTIAMPKGRIFEEAAALLREAGFKLPPEFDDSRKLIIDVEEENFRFILAKPMDVPTYVEHGVADLGIAGKDVMLEEDRDVYEVLDLKISHCYLAVAGLPNTKMNDVAPKIATKYPNVASKYFREQGEQVEIIKLNGSIELAPMIGLADRIADIVSTGRTLVENGLVEYEQIVDITSRLIVNPVSYRMKDKRISELVERIADVLNQKATV; from the coding sequence ATGAAAGAGCCGTTAACAATTGCCATGCCGAAAGGGCGTATTTTTGAAGAAGCGGCGGCATTGCTTCGTGAAGCAGGCTTCAAGCTGCCGCCGGAATTTGATGATTCACGGAAATTAATTATCGATGTCGAAGAGGAGAATTTCCGTTTTATCCTCGCGAAGCCGATGGATGTGCCAACCTATGTTGAGCATGGTGTCGCAGACCTTGGGATTGCCGGAAAGGACGTCATGCTTGAGGAAGACCGTGATGTCTATGAAGTACTTGATTTGAAAATCAGCCACTGCTACTTAGCGGTAGCGGGGCTTCCAAATACGAAAATGAATGATGTAGCGCCGAAAATTGCCACGAAATATCCGAATGTTGCTTCAAAATATTTTCGTGAGCAGGGTGAGCAGGTTGAAATCATTAAGCTGAATGGCTCAATTGAGCTGGCACCGATGATCGGTCTTGCTGACCGTATTGCCGATATTGTCTCAACAGGCAGAACACTAGTGGAAAATGGGCTGGTTGAATATGAGCAAATCGTTGATATCACTTCACGGCTGATTGTCAATCCAGTCAGCTACCGCATGAAGGATAAGCGAATTAGTGAATTAGTGGAACGAATTGCCGACGTGCTGAACCAGAAAGCAACGGTATAA
- the hisD gene encoding histidinol dehydrogenase, with the protein MKIITINEGISIKRSVDSGTEEQRKIVKDIIGKVKNNGDEALKAYTEKFDRVQLTNLAVTEAEIEEAYSQVSEEIIAIIKEAADNIRSFHEKQLRNSWITTEKNGTVLGQKITPLDSVGVYVPGGTAAYPSSVLMNVVPAQVAGVERIVMVSPPGVSGNLPAGVLVAAKEAGVKEIYKVGGAQAIAALAYGTESIQSVDKITGPGNIFVALAKREVFGDVDIDMIAGPSEIAVLADETARANEIAADLLSQAEHDARACSVLVTPSRKLAEAVAQEVEKQLATLPRKSIAAQSIADYGVIYVTETEAEAIETINQLAPEHLEIMMENAMEKVGQIRHAGAIFVGRYSSEPVGDYFAGPNHVLPTNGTARFSSPLNVDDFQKKSSIIMYSEQAFNENSEKIAAFARLEGLEAHARAIEARKQ; encoded by the coding sequence GTGAAAATCATAACGATAAATGAAGGCATTTCAATTAAAAGATCGGTCGACAGCGGAACAGAAGAGCAGCGAAAAATTGTAAAAGACATTATTGGAAAGGTCAAAAACAATGGTGACGAGGCGTTAAAGGCCTATACGGAAAAATTTGACCGTGTCCAGCTCACCAATCTTGCTGTCACAGAAGCAGAAATAGAGGAAGCCTACAGCCAGGTTTCAGAGGAAATCATCGCGATTATAAAAGAAGCAGCGGATAATATTCGTTCCTTCCATGAAAAGCAGCTACGTAACTCCTGGATTACAACCGAGAAAAACGGAACCGTGCTGGGACAGAAAATCACACCGCTTGATTCTGTCGGTGTTTATGTACCAGGCGGAACGGCTGCCTATCCATCATCCGTGCTAATGAATGTCGTACCAGCACAGGTAGCAGGAGTGGAACGGATTGTCATGGTATCACCACCAGGCGTATCTGGGAATCTACCAGCAGGCGTTTTAGTTGCCGCGAAGGAAGCGGGTGTAAAGGAAATCTACAAAGTAGGTGGGGCTCAAGCGATTGCTGCGCTTGCCTATGGAACCGAATCGATTCAATCCGTTGATAAAATCACAGGTCCGGGCAATATCTTCGTTGCCCTCGCAAAACGAGAGGTTTTCGGTGATGTCGATATTGATATGATTGCCGGACCAAGTGAAATTGCTGTTTTAGCAGATGAAACAGCAAGAGCCAATGAAATCGCAGCCGATTTGCTGTCACAGGCAGAGCACGATGCGCGCGCCTGCAGTGTGCTCGTGACACCATCTCGTAAGCTTGCAGAAGCGGTTGCACAGGAAGTCGAAAAGCAGCTGGCAACCTTACCGCGTAAAAGCATTGCCGCTCAATCGATTGCAGATTACGGCGTGATTTATGTAACCGAAACAGAAGCAGAAGCGATTGAAACAATCAATCAATTAGCACCAGAGCATTTGGAAATCATGATGGAAAATGCGATGGAAAAGGTTGGTCAAATCCGCCATGCCGGAGCGATTTTTGTCGGCAGATACTCTTCAGAGCCTGTCGGCGATTATTTTGCCGGACCAAACCACGTCCTTCCGACAAACGGAACCGCTCGTTTCTCAAGTCCGTTAAATGTCGACGACTTCCAAAAGAAATCAAGCATCATCATGTACAGCGAACAAGCATTCAATGAAAATAGCGAAAAAATTGCGGCATTCGCCCGCCTCGAAGGCCTCGAAGCCCATGCCAGAGCCATCGAAGCCCGAAAACAATAA
- the hisB gene encoding imidazoleglycerol-phosphate dehydratase HisB encodes MTRSASIQRKTNETSIELELNIDGSGQSQLETGVPFLNHMLDLFAKHGQFDLTVNAKGDIEIDDHHTTEDIAICLGQVFKEALGDKKGIKRYGTFFVPMDETLAQVVVDLSNRPHLEIRGADFPSQKVGTFDTELVHEFLWKFCLEARMNLHVIVHYGQNTHHMIEAIFKAMARALDEATIIDPRVKGVPSSKGML; translated from the coding sequence ATGACAAGAAGCGCATCGATACAGCGAAAAACCAATGAAACAAGCATCGAGCTTGAGCTTAACATTGATGGCTCAGGCCAATCTCAATTAGAAACCGGAGTACCCTTTTTAAACCATATGCTCGATTTGTTTGCCAAGCACGGTCAATTTGATTTAACCGTTAACGCAAAGGGAGACATCGAGATCGATGATCACCATACAACAGAGGATATCGCGATTTGCCTTGGACAGGTGTTTAAAGAAGCACTCGGTGATAAAAAAGGCATTAAACGATATGGGACCTTCTTTGTCCCTATGGATGAAACCCTTGCCCAGGTGGTGGTTGATTTAAGTAACCGTCCGCATTTAGAAATCCGCGGTGCTGATTTTCCAAGTCAAAAGGTGGGTACCTTTGATACCGAGCTTGTCCATGAATTCTTGTGGAAGTTCTGTCTAGAGGCCCGGATGAATCTGCACGTGATCGTCCATTATGGTCAAAATACACACCACATGATTGAAGCTATTTTCAAAGCGATGGCAAGAGCGCTAGATGAAGCGACCATCATTGACCCACGGGTAAAAGGTGTTCCATCATCAAAGGGGATGTTATAA
- the hisH gene encoding imidazole glycerol phosphate synthase subunit HisH — MIGIVDYGMGNLFSVSQALKRLEVPFFLSEDPAELAKADGLILPGVGAFKDAMARLNESGLTDFLHDYVKTGKPLLGICLGMQLLFEESEEGGMTKGLALLPGRVVRFQGQTENGEPYKVPHMGWNRLKWESSSPITANLEEDYAYFVHSYYVKTINREILIGTASYHEEVPAVVGLNNVFGMQFHPEKSSKLGVELLTNFTKLV, encoded by the coding sequence ATGATAGGAATTGTTGATTATGGAATGGGGAATTTGTTTAGTGTCAGCCAGGCATTAAAGCGTCTCGAGGTGCCCTTCTTTCTTTCTGAGGACCCAGCTGAGCTGGCGAAGGCCGACGGGCTCATTTTACCGGGTGTCGGTGCCTTTAAGGATGCGATGGCTCGTCTGAATGAATCAGGATTAACAGACTTCCTGCATGACTATGTAAAAACAGGTAAGCCGCTCCTAGGCATTTGCCTTGGCATGCAGCTGCTTTTTGAAGAAAGTGAAGAGGGCGGAATGACAAAGGGACTTGCACTGCTTCCCGGACGTGTGGTCCGTTTTCAAGGACAAACGGAAAATGGTGAGCCCTACAAGGTGCCACATATGGGCTGGAATCGTTTAAAATGGGAAAGTAGCTCTCCCATCACCGCCAACCTGGAAGAGGATTATGCTTATTTTGTTCATTCCTATTATGTCAAAACCATTAATAGAGAGATTCTCATCGGAACGGCCTCGTATCATGAAGAGGTTCCGGCAGTAGTCGGTCTTAACAACGTCTTCGGCATGCAGTTCCACCCGGAAAAAAGCAGCAAGCTTGGCGTCGAGCTGTTAACAAACTTTACGAAACTAGTATAA
- the hisA gene encoding 1-(5-phosphoribosyl)-5-[(5-phosphoribosylamino)methylideneamino]imidazole-4-carboxamide isomerase — protein sequence MAFTIYPAIDMRGGKCVRLIQGDYNQETVYGDSPFDMAKSFKDAGAQWIHMVDLDGAKDGKRVNDTFVIQAAKELNVNVQIGGGIRTEADIAHYLDNGVTRVIIGSIAISNPEFAIEMVKKYGKQIAIGLDAKNGYVATHGWLNTSEVKAVEVGKRFADAGAETFIFTDIATDGMLSGPNIDAVKLLATETGKQVIASGGVSSLDDLKRLKEFEAAGVSGAIVGKAIYEGRFTVSDALKEVGV from the coding sequence ATGGCTTTTACAATATATCCTGCTATCGATATGAGAGGCGGGAAGTGTGTTCGGTTAATTCAAGGTGATTATAATCAGGAAACGGTGTATGGGGATTCTCCGTTTGATATGGCCAAGTCCTTTAAGGATGCGGGAGCGCAGTGGATCCATATGGTTGACCTTGACGGTGCGAAGGACGGCAAGCGCGTAAATGATACGTTCGTTATCCAAGCAGCAAAGGAGCTCAATGTGAACGTCCAAATTGGCGGGGGCATCCGTACAGAAGCGGATATCGCTCATTATTTAGACAATGGCGTCACAAGAGTCATCATCGGCAGCATCGCGATTTCCAATCCAGAGTTTGCGATTGAAATGGTGAAGAAGTACGGCAAGCAGATTGCGATTGGCCTTGATGCGAAAAACGGCTATGTTGCCACACACGGCTGGTTAAATACCTCGGAAGTCAAAGCGGTTGAAGTCGGTAAACGCTTTGCCGATGCCGGTGCAGAAACGTTTATTTTTACCGATATTGCGACAGACGGTATGCTGTCAGGTCCTAACATTGACGCCGTAAAGCTTCTGGCTACTGAAACAGGCAAGCAGGTGATCGCTTCAGGCGGTGTTAGCTCGCTTGACGATTTAAAACGTCTAAAGGAATTTGAAGCAGCCGGCGTAAGTGGTGCAATTGTCGGAAAAGCCATTTACGAAGGCCGATTCACGGTTTCTGACGCCTTGAAAGAGGTTGGTGTATAA
- the hisF gene encoding imidazole glycerol phosphate synthase subunit HisF has protein sequence MITKRIIPCLDVKDGRVVKGIQFVQLRDAGDPVELARFYDEQGADELVFLDISASHEGRKTMVDVVKDVASELAIPFTVGGGINSLEDMKRMLRAGADKVSLNTAAVNRPELITEGADFFGTQCMVVAIDAKYDEELGSWRVYTHGGRTPVDKEVIAWAKEVVERGAGEILLTSMDSDGEKKGFDLALTKAVSEAVTVPVIASGGAGNAEHFEEAFKEGKADAALAASIFHYKETSVHEVKAYLREKGVNVR, from the coding sequence ATGATTACGAAACGGATTATCCCATGCCTTGATGTAAAAGATGGACGAGTTGTGAAAGGAATTCAATTTGTGCAGCTTCGTGATGCAGGCGATCCAGTCGAACTGGCGCGTTTTTATGATGAGCAAGGCGCAGATGAACTGGTATTTCTTGATATTTCTGCCTCCCATGAAGGTCGCAAAACCATGGTGGATGTCGTTAAGGATGTGGCTTCAGAGCTGGCGATTCCGTTTACCGTCGGCGGCGGTATCAACTCACTCGAGGATATGAAACGGATGCTGCGGGCGGGTGCGGACAAGGTTTCTTTAAATACAGCCGCAGTCAACCGCCCGGAGCTGATTACAGAGGGAGCTGACTTTTTCGGCACTCAATGTATGGTCGTGGCCATTGATGCGAAATATGACGAAGAATTGGGCTCATGGCGCGTTTACACGCATGGTGGCAGAACGCCGGTCGATAAAGAAGTCATTGCCTGGGCTAAGGAAGTGGTCGAGCGCGGTGCCGGCGAAATTCTGCTCACAAGCATGGATTCTGACGGCGAGAAAAAAGGCTTTGACCTGGCGCTAACAAAGGCTGTCAGCGAAGCCGTGACCGTACCCGTTATTGCTTCTGGCGGTGCCGGCAATGCCGAGCACTTCGAGGAGGCGTTTAAAGAAGGCAAAGCAGATGCCGCTCTTGCCGCTTCTATTTTCCACTATAAAGAAACCTCCGTCCACGAGGTTAAGGCCTATTTACGGGAAAAAGGTGTGAATGTTAGATGA
- a CDS encoding tetratricopeptide repeat protein, producing the protein MSKNSQAKKSKGQLLSFIPTGEYYFSKGLKAFHRRDFHKAIKYLKRAMQLEPGEPMIVCQLAIIHTELGEYQESNKLLHFILEELDEEMMECHYFLANNYAHLGYFKDAYAHVTLYLKEEESGEFVEDAEDLLEVLTLEADDLDEVLYEQDDLMVKQEQARDLLESGHFPKAIELLEDVIEEFPEYWSAYNNLALAYFYLGELEKADETLELVLERNPGNLHAMCNKLVFAYFQKQKEETAAIADILKKVKPMLTEHQFKLGATFALIGEYEPAYRWFRKLHKQGYEGDGSYYYWFSYAAYFTGKEQLAHSLWEKVLEMNPGKEGLEPWNEEHPSANGFEEYNTSILKKLESDYIEERLFALFLISLSEQKETLLTSQEVVKNHKFSTLENQYVNMVKVGKIDSSQLVVAHETAKALYEHHHPIGTVEAGLYLMWFSIFVEMSEAKIDLKNKDALAAATEYMWKKLRNEKSSQKLVAQQYGLSPSTLQKYIKLVNGYLQ; encoded by the coding sequence ATGAGTAAAAACTCTCAAGCTAAAAAATCAAAAGGACAATTATTGTCATTTATCCCTACGGGTGAATATTATTTTTCAAAGGGCTTGAAGGCTTTTCACCGTCGTGATTTTCATAAGGCAATCAAATATCTAAAACGGGCGATGCAGCTTGAACCGGGTGAACCGATGATTGTCTGTCAATTAGCCATTATTCATACAGAGCTGGGAGAATATCAGGAATCCAATAAGCTGCTTCATTTCATTCTCGAAGAGCTGGATGAAGAGATGATGGAGTGCCACTATTTCCTAGCTAATAACTATGCGCACCTAGGCTACTTTAAGGATGCCTATGCACATGTGACCCTCTACCTAAAGGAAGAGGAAAGCGGTGAATTTGTTGAAGATGCAGAGGATCTTCTTGAGGTTCTGACCCTGGAGGCAGATGATTTAGATGAAGTGCTATATGAGCAGGACGATTTAATGGTAAAGCAGGAGCAAGCGAGAGACTTACTTGAATCAGGACATTTTCCAAAGGCGATTGAGCTTCTAGAGGATGTGATTGAGGAGTTTCCGGAATATTGGTCTGCCTATAACAATTTAGCCCTTGCTTATTTTTATTTAGGTGAGCTTGAAAAAGCGGACGAAACGTTGGAATTGGTGCTGGAGCGAAATCCAGGCAATCTACATGCGATGTGTAACAAGCTTGTATTTGCCTATTTCCAGAAACAGAAAGAGGAAACCGCTGCGATTGCGGATATCTTGAAAAAAGTAAAGCCAATGTTAACGGAGCATCAATTTAAGCTTGGGGCGACCTTTGCCTTAATTGGTGAGTATGAGCCTGCTTATCGCTGGTTCCGAAAGCTTCATAAACAAGGATATGAGGGTGATGGTTCCTATTATTACTGGTTCTCCTATGCGGCCTATTTTACTGGCAAAGAGCAGCTTGCCCACTCCCTATGGGAAAAGGTGTTGGAGATGAACCCTGGTAAGGAAGGACTTGAGCCTTGGAATGAAGAGCATCCGAGTGCGAACGGCTTTGAGGAGTATAACACCTCCATTCTCAAAAAGCTTGAAAGTGATTATATCGAGGAAAGATTGTTTGCTCTGTTCCTTATTTCGCTTTCTGAGCAAAAGGAAACCCTGTTAACCTCACAGGAAGTCGTGAAAAATCATAAATTTTCGACACTGGAAAATCAATATGTAAACATGGTGAAAGTGGGCAAGATAGATAGTAGTCAGCTTGTGGTGGCGCACGAAACAGCAAAAGCTCTATACGAGCACCACCATCCGATTGGAACGGTTGAAGCAGGGCTATATTTAATGTGGTTTTCGATCTTTGTTGAAATGAGCGAAGCGAAGATTGATTTGAAAAATAAGGACGCACTAGCAGCTGCAACGGAATACATGTGGAAAAAACTTAGAAATGAAAAATCATCGCAAAAGCTAGTGGCGCAGCAATACGGATTGTCGCCATCTACATTGCAAAAATACATCAAATTAGTAAATGGATATTTACAGTGA
- the trxB gene encoding thioredoxin-disulfide reductase, translating to MTEEKIYDVIIAGAGPGGMTAAVYTSRANLSTLMIERGVPGGQMANTEEVENYPGFETILGPDLSTKMFEHAKKFGAEYAYGDIKEIIDGKEYKTVVAGSKQYKARAVIISTGAEYKKMGVPGESELGGRGVSYCAVCDGAFFKNKELFVIGGGDSAVEEGVYLTRFASKVTIVHRRDELRAQKILQQRAFDNEKINFEWSHVLKSINEKDGKVGSVTLTSTKDGAEKTLPADGVFIYIGMVPLSKPFESLGITNEAGYIVTNEKMETKVPGIFAAGDIREKTLRQIVTATGDGSIAAQAAQHYVEELMEELKAEAK from the coding sequence GTGACGGAAGAAAAAATTTATGATGTGATTATTGCAGGAGCCGGACCTGGCGGTATGACTGCTGCTGTATATACTTCACGAGCTAATTTGTCTACGCTGATGATTGAACGTGGAGTGCCTGGCGGTCAGATGGCAAATACAGAAGAGGTAGAAAACTATCCTGGTTTTGAAACGATTCTTGGTCCAGATTTATCAACCAAAATGTTTGAGCATGCGAAAAAGTTTGGTGCTGAATATGCATATGGTGATATTAAAGAAATTATTGATGGTAAGGAATATAAAACGGTTGTTGCCGGCTCGAAGCAATACAAAGCTCGTGCGGTAATCATTTCAACCGGTGCTGAATATAAGAAAATGGGTGTTCCTGGTGAAAGTGAGCTGGGTGGACGCGGTGTCTCCTACTGTGCCGTATGTGACGGAGCTTTCTTTAAAAACAAGGAATTATTTGTTATTGGTGGCGGAGACTCGGCTGTAGAGGAAGGCGTATACTTAACAAGATTTGCGAGTAAGGTAACGATTGTTCACCGCCGTGATGAGCTTCGTGCGCAAAAAATTCTTCAGCAGCGTGCCTTTGATAACGAAAAAATCAATTTTGAATGGAGCCATGTCCTGAAATCGATTAATGAAAAGGATGGCAAGGTTGGCAGTGTGACGTTAACTTCAACTAAGGATGGAGCGGAGAAAACATTGCCGGCAGATGGTGTCTTCATCTATATCGGAATGGTGCCGCTGTCCAAGCCGTTTGAAAGCCTTGGAATTACGAATGAGGCTGGCTATATTGTGACAAATGAAAAAATGGAAACAAAGGTACCAGGTATCTTTGCTGCCGGTGATATTCGTGAGAAGACACTTCGTCAGATCGTGACAGCAACAGGTGATGGCAGTATTGCTGCCCAAGCGGCTCAGCATTATGTAGAAGAGCTGATGGAAGAGCTAAAGGCAGAAGCAAAATAA
- a CDS encoding NUDIX hydrolase produces MQRVTNCVLLKDDKVLLLQKPRRNWWVAPGGKMEPGESVRDSCIREFREETGIYLRNPNIKGIFTFIMKDGDQIVNEWMMFTFFSRDADGLSLDESDEGIIRWQPINEIRKLPMAEGDYHILDYMIHGNGIIYGTFTYTPDFELLSYRLDPS; encoded by the coding sequence ATGCAGCGAGTAACGAATTGTGTATTGTTAAAGGATGATAAAGTATTATTGCTACAAAAGCCGCGCCGTAATTGGTGGGTGGCACCGGGCGGTAAAATGGAGCCGGGTGAATCGGTTAGAGATTCCTGTATCCGTGAATTTAGAGAAGAAACAGGGATTTATTTACGCAATCCCAATATTAAAGGAATCTTTACCTTCATCATGAAGGATGGCGATCAAATCGTCAATGAATGGATGATGTTCACATTTTTCTCAAGGGATGCCGATGGCTTAAGTTTAGATGAATCGGATGAAGGAATTATCCGCTGGCAGCCTATCAATGAAATAAGAAAACTGCCAATGGCCGAAGGTGACTACCATATCCTAGACTACATGATCCACGGAAACGGAATCATCTACGGAACCTTCACCTACACACCAGACTTTGAATTACTCAGCTATCGACTAGACCCAAGTTAA